ACGGACTCGCCGAACGCGACACCGGGAGCCTGTCGGGGGGAGAGCTGCAGCGCCTCGCGCTCGCCGCCGCGCTGGCGCGGGATCCGGCCCTGCTCATCGCCGACGAGGTCACCACCATGGTCGACCAGCAGGGGCGAGATGCGTTGCTGGGCGTGCTCTCTGGCCTTTCGAAGCGCCACCAGAGCGCGCTGGTGCACATCACCCACTACGACAACGAGGCCGCGTCCGCCGACCGCATCATCAGGCTCAGCGACTCAGCGGATAACGCCGTCAAGGCCGAAACCCCGACCATCACCCCCGCCCAGACCGCTGCGGTCACGCCCCGCTCGCACACGCCGGTGCTCGAGCTTGTCGACGTCAGCCACGAATACGCCAGCGGCACACCGTGGGCCAAGGTCGCCCTGCGCAATATCAGCTTCGTGGTCGAGCAGGGCGACGGGGTGTTGATCCACGGCGGCAACGGGTCGGGTAAATCGACCTTGGCGTGGATCATGGCCGGGTTGACGACTCCGACCGCGGGCACTTGCCTGATCGACGGCGAGCCCACCCACGAGCACGTCGGGGAGGTCGCGCTGTCGTTCCAGTCGGCCCGGTTGCAGCTGATGCGCGACCATGTCGACGCCGAAGTCGCTTCCGCAGCGGGCTTTTCGCATCTCGACGAAGACCGGGTGGCCGAGGCGCTGATCTCAGTCGGTTTGGACCCGGCGATGGGCAAGCGGCGCATCGACCAACTCAGCGGCGGCCAGATGCGCCGCGTGGTGCTGGCCGGACTGCTGGCCCGCTCCCCGCGGGCGCTGGTCCTCGACGAACCCCTGGCAGGATTGGACGTCGGCAGTCAGCGCGGCCTCCTGCGCCTGCTGGAAAACCTGCGCAGGGAACGAGGTCTGACGGTGGTGGTCATCTCCCACGACATCGTCGGGCTCGAGGAGCTGTGCCCGCGATCCCTGTATCTGCGCAACGGGGCGCTGGAAACGGCGACGACCGCGGCGGAGGGAATGCCATGACCGCGCCCGCGGACGCCAAGGCGGCGACCGGAAAAACTCGCCGTACGCCCCGTCCGGTTGTCCTGCTGGTCCCGGTGCCCGGAACCTCAAAGATCCACGAATTGTGGGCCGGCACCAAACTGCTGGTGGTGCTGGGCGTTTCGATACTGCTGACCTTCTACCCGGGGTGGGCCAGCGTCGGGCTGATGTTGGTGTTGCTGATAACGGCGGCCCGCCTGGCGCACATCCCCCGCGGCGCGCTGCCCTCGCCGCGGCGCTGGATATGGATCATCCTCGCGGTGGGCGGCATCACCGCCGCGCTCGGCGCCGGCGCTCCGGTGGTCTCGATCGCCGGGGTGCACATCGGGCTGGGCGGGACGCTGCATTTCGTGCGGGTCACCGCGCTGTCGATCGTGTTGATCGGGCTGGGGGCGATGCTGTCCTGGACCACCAACGTCGCCGAAATGGGGCCGGCGCTCGCCGCTTTGGGGCGCCCGTTGCGCTGGTTGCGGATCCCGAGCGACGAATGGGCGGTGGCCCTAGCGCTCGCGCTGCGCGCCTTCCCGATGTTGATCGAAGAATTCCAAGTGCTCTACGCCGCCCGCCGGCTGCGTCCCAACCAGACTCCCCGTAACCGCCGGGCCCGCCGACGCCAGCAGGCGCGCGACATGATCGACTTGCTCACGGCAGCAATCGTTGTGACGTTGCGGCGCGCCGACGAGATGGGCGATGCGATCACCGCCCGGGGCGGGATCGGTCAGCTATCGGCCGCTCCCGGGCGCCCGAAGCTCGCGGACTGGGTGACGCTGGCCATCACCGTCACCGCCGGGGCCACCGGCGTGGTCATCGACTCGATCGTCCAGCTTCATTAAGCGATCCGGTGTGGGCCCGTCGCGCGGCGTGAGCAGATGACCGATATCCGGCGCACGCGCACCATCGCGGCCTCCGTCGGGGACGTCTGGGATGTCCTGGCGGACTTCGGTTCCCTCAGTTCGTGGTCCGCCAATGTCGATCACTCCTGTGTGTTGTATGCCGGTCCCGACGGGGGCGGGCTCGGCACCGCCCGACGCGTCCAGGTCAAGCGTGACGCGCTGGTCGAGCGCATCACCGAATTCGCCCCGGGCCGCGCCCTGGCCTACGACATCGACGGCTTGCCCCGCCGCCTGCGCCGCGTGGCCAACCGCTGGACGTTGGCGCCGGCGGGCGACCGATCCGCCCTGGTGGCCCTGACCAGTACAGTCGAAATCGGGCCTCGCGCACGCCACAAGCTGGCCGAACGCGTCGTGTGTCGCGTGCTCGCACGACAGTCCGACGCGCTGCTCGCCGGGCTGGCGAATCGATTGGAGAACGGCCGTGTCTGATCGCCCCGATGTCATCGTCATCATGACGGACGAAGAACGCGCGGTTCCGCCCTACGAGGCGCCCGACGTGGTGGCGTGGCGCGACCGAACGCTGGCCGGGCGCAAGTGGTTCGAGGACCACGGCGTCAGCTTCACCCGCCACTACACCGGCTCGCTGGCGTGCGTGCCCAGTCGCCCAACGATTTTCACCGGGCACTACCCCGACCTGCACGGGGTCACCCAGACCGACGGCATCGGAAAATCCGCCGACGACTCCCGCATGCGCTGGCTGCGACCCGGCGAAGTGCCGACGCTGGGCAACTGGTTCCGCGCGGCCGGATACGACACCCATTACGACGGCAAATGGCACATTTCCCATGCCGACCTCACCGACCCGGCGACCGGGCATCCGTTGGCCACCAACGACGATGACGGGACCGTCGACCCTGCCGCGGTGCGGCGCTATCTGCAAGCCGACCCGCTCGATCCGTTCGGTTTCTCCGGCTGGGTCGGCCCGGAGCCGCACGGGGCGGCGCTGGCCAACGCCGGCGTTCGCCGCGACCCGCTGATCGCCGATCGCGTGGTGGGCTGGCTCACCGACCGCTACGCCCGCCGTCGCGCCGGTGACCCCGCCGCGCAGCGTCCGTTCCTTCTGGTGGCCAGTTTCGTGAATCCCCATGACATCGTGCTCTTTCCGGCATGGTCCCGGCGAGGGCCCGTGCAGCCGTCGCCGCTGGACCCGCCGCCGGTGCCTGCGGCCCCGACCGCGGACGAAGACCTGTCCACCAAGCCGGCCGCCCAAATCGCCTTCCGCGAGGCGTATTACTCCGGGTACGGCCCCGCCCCGGCGATCAACCGGACCTACGACCGCAACGCGCAGCGCTACCGCGACCTGTACTACCGGCTGCACGCCGAGTCGGACGGCCCGATCGACCGGGTGCGGCGCGCCGTCACCGAATCCGGTTCGCAGAACGCGGTGTTGGTGCGCACGGCCGACCACGGCGATCTCCTGGGAGCTCACGGCGGGCTGCATCAAAAATGGTTCAACCTCTATGACGAGGCCACGCGCGTCCCCTTTGTCATCGCGC
The sequence above is drawn from the Mycobacterium marseillense genome and encodes:
- a CDS encoding energy-coupling factor transporter transmembrane component T family protein, giving the protein MTAPADAKAATGKTRRTPRPVVLLVPVPGTSKIHELWAGTKLLVVLGVSILLTFYPGWASVGLMLVLLITAARLAHIPRGALPSPRRWIWIILAVGGITAALGAGAPVVSIAGVHIGLGGTLHFVRVTALSIVLIGLGAMLSWTTNVAEMGPALAALGRPLRWLRIPSDEWAVALALALRAFPMLIEEFQVLYAARRLRPNQTPRNRRARRRQQARDMIDLLTAAIVVTLRRADEMGDAITARGGIGQLSAAPGRPKLADWVTLAITVTAGATGVVIDSIVQLH
- a CDS encoding SRPBCC family protein, translated to MTDIRRTRTIAASVGDVWDVLADFGSLSSWSANVDHSCVLYAGPDGGGLGTARRVQVKRDALVERITEFAPGRALAYDIDGLPRRLRRVANRWTLAPAGDRSALVALTSTVEIGPRARHKLAERVVCRVLARQSDALLAGLANRLENGRV
- a CDS encoding sulfatase-like hydrolase/transferase; translation: MSDRPDVIVIMTDEERAVPPYEAPDVVAWRDRTLAGRKWFEDHGVSFTRHYTGSLACVPSRPTIFTGHYPDLHGVTQTDGIGKSADDSRMRWLRPGEVPTLGNWFRAAGYDTHYDGKWHISHADLTDPATGHPLATNDDDGTVDPAAVRRYLQADPLDPFGFSGWVGPEPHGAALANAGVRRDPLIADRVVGWLTDRYARRRAGDPAAQRPFLLVASFVNPHDIVLFPAWSRRGPVQPSPLDPPPVPAAPTADEDLSTKPAAQIAFREAYYSGYGPAPAINRTYDRNAQRYRDLYYRLHAESDGPIDRVRRAVTESGSQNAVLVRTADHGDLLGAHGGLHQKWFNLYDEATRVPFVIARIGECATRRRAVTAPTSHVDLVPTLLAAAGVDVAAAAATLAESFSEVHELPGRDLMPIVDGGNADDDRAVYLMTRDNVLEGDSGASGLGRQLKQTVNPPAPLRIRIPAHTASNFEGLVVSVDDAAAAGGCGHLWKLVRTFDDPGTWTEPGVRHLAANGLGGEAYRTSPLDDQWELYDLTEDPIEAVNRWTDPHLHELRRHLRAQLKHVRAQSIPERNHPWPYAPRRSARTRPRPSRLARLLRRR